The following is a genomic window from Tachyglossus aculeatus isolate mTacAcu1 chromosome 19, mTacAcu1.pri, whole genome shotgun sequence.
TTCAGGGATGAGTGGAGGAGGCAGTGAAATACCTCTGCTCCGCACCGAACATCGTGACAAAATAAAatgggggggtggaggaaggggggagaagtggaaggaagggaaaggggaagctgggaggaaggagagactgaggggggctaaaagaggagagaaagtacTGCAGGGGGAGACTAAAAATTGAATGCCAAACTAAGATTCAGTGACATCACTTTCAAAATAACTAAATATTCCCCTTACATTTCTGAAATCGTTCTTCTTTTACCTTATTTGATTAAAGTGAAACCTGCACACACGCTTTTGTAAATCTGGCAATTGAGTTTATGTAGCCAAGATGACACTTAGGTATACTTTTATTTTAGAAGATGCACTGGTTTATAAATTCCTGAACAGCTTAAACGTGTGATTTGATTTTTAAACTGTTGGTCAAGCGTCAGGAGGAAACAGCAGGCAAGAAGGTATTCTATGCAATAATACAACGTTAGTGCGGACATGTGTGTGAGATCCCAATGATTTATAACCATTATTCAATAATAACCTACGAAGTTACTTCTAGAGGGCCTTTACAAGTGCTACCCACCTAAAGTACCACTCTATTACAGTACTCTAATTTGTTCCCACTACCATTGTGATTTCAAGtgcaataaaatttaaaaaagaattCCAGGTCATTTTAAAGAATACAAATATAAGCCTGTGTTTCAAGGGCTTTAGAATAAGGAAAAGGAAAGTAAACTTCAGTTTTAGGAGAGAATGTCATCTATAGAATAACTGGTTATCTGCACCCATCGTTTCACCTAGACTGGAAAAGAAAACGGATGTGCTAATAACACTAATAGTAGAAACTGTGgtgactgttaagcgcttactatgtaccaggcactgtattaagcgctggggtggatacgagcaaatcgggttggacacagtccctgtcccacgaggggtaaTGATCATGAAGAATACCACAATTCCAACTTTTATGTTAATTGGGACACCATAGTAGCTGTCCAAAGCTAATAGCTGAGGTTTGGATTCTCACATTGTAAACCAAGGATGATTACGCATCAATAAATTTCTAAATAGTTAATAACCGTATTTTGAAGCTTCCCTAACACAACAAAAATATTTCAGAAGATAGGCTCCCATTTGAAACAGAATGGAGTAGTCAAATCTTGTACGGTCCAGCGGTGGAAAAATGCTAATAATTAGTGGTCTTTGTTcggcacttactctgagccaaacacttgggaagatacaatacaatcagatcagacacaatccctgttctgcatgagGGCTCGCTgtataaaggggagagagaatgggtatttactctccattttacagagaaagagaTTGTTACAGAACTGTgaatgtggctgctaattctgttggattgtactctcccaagctcttagtacagtgctctgcatataacaaGCGCTCAatttataccattgattgattgactgaggcacaaataaagtGATttattcaaggtcacccagcaggcaagcagcagggcCGGGCCTGTGCTATtatcctcttttcattcattgaattcatgcaatcgtatttattgagcgtttactgtgtgcagaccactgtactaagcgcttgggagagtacaacacaacaataaacagacacatttcctgtacaCCACGGGCTTAGagtctttgggggggggggaggcagataatataaataaataaattgcagatacgtacATGTGCcacgggagagggggaaggacaacgggagcaagccagggtgactcagaagggagtggaaaaagagagggcgggggaaggagggacGCTTACTCAGGGcaggcctcgtggaggagttataccttcaataaggccttgaagagggagggatagtCATTATTTTTTGATGACCAGGCCCAGAAACATCAATATATCCACCTAATTTAGGTGACGAGGTGAAtgaacaatttataataataataataatggcatttgttaggcgcttactaattgcaaagcactgtggtggatacaaggtgatcaggttgtcccacgtggggctcacggtcttcatccccattttccagatgaggtcactgaggcccagagaagcgaagtgacttgcccaaagtcacccggctgacaagcggcggagccgggattagaagccacgacctctggctcccaagcccgggctctttccactgagccacgccgcttctctaataataatgataataataataacaataatggcatttattaaacgctatgtgcaaagcactgttctaagcgctggggggatataagatgatcaggttatcccacggggggctcacagtcgatccccattttatagatgacagaggcacagagaagttaagttagagaagcagcgtggctcagtagaaagagcatggactttggagtcagaggtcatgggttcaaatgcaggctccaccaattgtcagctgggtgactttgggcaagtcaacttctcagggcctcagttccctcatctgtaaaatggggattgagcggggattcgaacccctgacctttgactccaaagcccgggctccttccctcgagtcacactgcttctctgtaacctccccgacgctcagaacagtgcctcgcacattgtaagcgcttaataaatgccattaatcaatcaatcgtatttattgagcgcttactgtgtgcagagcactgtactaagcgcttgggaagtccaagttggcaacatctagagacagtccctacccaacagtgggctcacagtctaaaagggggagacggagaacaaaaccaaacatactaacaaaataaaataaatagaatagatatgtacaagtaaaatagagtaataggtatgtacaaacatatatacatatatacaggtgctgtggggaagggaaggaggtaaggtgagggggacgagggggagaggaaggaaggggctcagtgtgggaaggcctcctggaggaggtgagctctcggtagggccttgaagggaggaagagagctagcttggcgggtgggcggagggagggcattccaggcccgggggtcgatggcgggacaggcgagaacgaggcacggtgagggtgtgtgtgtgtgtccatccccccccccgaccgccttacctccttctccgccccacagcacctgtatatatgtttgtacatatttattactctattttatttgtacatatttattctatttattttattttgttgatatgttttgttgcctgtctcccccttctagactgtgagcccactgttgggtagggaccgtctctatgtgttgccaacttggacttcccaagcgcttagtccagtgctctgcacacaggaagcgctcaataaatacgattgaatgaatgaatgagattagcggcagaggagcggagggtgcgggctgggctggagaaggaaggtgatgtaggagggggcgaggggatggacagcctggaagcccagggtgaggggtttctgcccgatgcgcagatcgattggtagccagtgggttagaacagagcttcgcacattgtaagcgcttaataaataattataaagcgcttctagactgtgagcccactgttgggtagggactgtctctatatcatcatcaccatcatcaatcgtatttattgagcgctgactatgtgcagagcactgtactaagcgcttgggaagtacaaattggcaacacatagagacagtccctacccaacagtgggctcacagtctaaaagggggagacagagaacagaaccaaacaaaccaacaaaataaaataaataggataaatatgtacaagtaaaataaataaataaatagagtaataaatatgtacagccatatatacatctatacaggtgctgtggggaggggaaggaggtagggcggggggatggggaggaggagaggaaaaagggggctcagtgtgggaaggcctcctggaggaggtgagctctcagtagggccttgaagggaggaagagagctagctgggcggatgggcagagggagggcattccgggcccgggggtcgatggcgggacaggcgagaacgaggtacggtgaggagattagcggcggtggagcggagggtgcgggctgggctgcagaaggagagaagggaggtgaggtaggagggggcgaggggatgtatatgttgccaatctgtccttcccaagcgcttagtacagtgctctgcacgtagtaagcgcttaataaataattataaagcgcttctagactgcgagcccgctgttgggtagggacagtctctagatgttgccaatctgtccttcccaagcgcttagtccagtgctctgcacgtagtgagcgctcaatcaatacgattgatgatgatgatgaaatgccattaagaaagaagtgagtcgcccaaagtgCCCTTGCGTCGAGCCCCCGTCCCGGGCCCGGGTCCCCCCCCGGCGCCGGTCTCACCTGGTTTCCCAGCACGGCGGTGGCACAGGCGGTGGCCACCTCCCCGGGCCCGAACCAGACGGCGGCCAGGCGGGAGGGCAGCCCCAGGATGAAGACCTGGGCCACGGAGCAGAGGCACTGGGCCAGCGCGGTGAGCCAGAACAGGTCGGGCCGCACGCTGCCGCACTTGAGCCAGGCCCCGAGGCAGTTGAGGCCGGAGCCCAGCAGGGCGGTGAGCCGCAGGCCCCGCGCGTCCAGCAGCCAGGTGGCCGGCACGATGAGGGCCACGTAGGCCACCATGTACGCCATGGACAGCCAGTCGATGGCCTGCGACGGGACGCCGTAGAAGCCCTCGAACACGTTGCTGATGATGCTGTACTGGATCCACTGGAAGGCGTTCACCAGCGAGTACAGGCTGAAGATGAGCAGGACGGCGAAGCGCCGGCCCGACAGCGCCGTCCGGGGCCCGGGAccgggcccgcccccgcccccgcccggggCCGCCCGCAGCAGCTCCGCCCGCGTCGCCGCCTCGTCCTCGTtgtcgtcctcgtcgtcgtcggcGTCGTCGTCGGGGCTCGTCGGGGCGCGCCCGTTGGCCAGCGGGACCGGGAGGGCCCCCGACGCCGACGCCGCCGCCCCGTCCCCGCGGTCcaggggggggccggggggctgaggCGGGGGCTGAGGCGGACCCCGAAGGCCCTCGGCCTCGCCCTCAGGGTCCGCCATCGCCGTCGAGGGAGCGGGGCCCGCACGGGCTCCCCCGGGCCCTCagcgagggggatgaggggaaggatgaggggaaggatgagggggatgagggggaggatgagggggatgagggggaggatgagggagatgaggaggaggatgagggggatgaggaggaggagggggatgatgaggaggacgacgacgccACCGCCGCCTCACCGCGAAAACCCCCTCGCCGCCTCGCCAGCGCGGCCTCCATTTTGATCGCCTCAACCGGGGAGCAGCCAATCAGCGCCGCCTCTCCCGCCCGCCGACCAATCGCAGCAAGCCGGGAGGCGCGAGGGGGGCGGGACGACGGAGGACGGAGGGTAttgcgttcattcaatcaatcatcgtccgtatttattgagcgcttaccgtgtgcggagcgctgggctaatcaatcaatcaatcaatcaatcgtatttattgagcgcttcctgtgtgcagagcactggactaagcgcttgggaagtacaaattggcatcacatagagacagtccctacccgatagtgggctcacagtctaaaagggggagacagagaacagaaccaaacataccaacaaaataaaataagtaggatagaaatgtacaagtaaaataaataaataaataaacagagtaataaatatgtacaaccataagcgctaagcgcttgggaagtacaagtcggcaacacatagaggcagtccctacccaacagtgggctcagagtctaaaagggggagacggagaacaaaaccaaacatactagcaaaataaaataaataggatagatatgtacaagtaaaataaatagagtaataaatatgtacaaacacatatacatatatacaggtgctgtggggaagggaaggaggtaagatggggggatggagagggggacgagggggagaggaaggaaggggctcagtgtgggaaggcctcctggaggaggtgagctctcagcagagccgtgaagggaggaatcaatcaatcaatcgtatttattgagcgcttactctgtgcagagcactgtactaagcgcttgggaagtacaaattggcaacacatagaggcagtccctacccaacagtgggctcacagtctaaaagggggagacagagaacagaaccaaacataccaacaaaataaaataaataggatagaaatgtacaagtaaaataaataaataaatgtagagtaataaatatgtacaaccacatatacatatatacaggtgctgtggggaagggaaggaggtaagatggggggatggagagggggacgagggggagaggagggaaggggctcagtctgggaaggcctcctgggggaggtgagctctcagcagggccttgaagggaggaagagagctagcttggcggaggggcagagggagggcatgccaggcccgggggaggacgtgggccgggggtcgacggcgggacaggcgagaacaaggcacggtgaggagatcagcggcagaggagcggagggtgcgggctgggctggagaaggagagtcagcagcatatagagacggtccctacccaacaacgggctcacagtctacagtcattcatttcatcggatttattgagtgcttactgtgtgcagagcactggactaagcacttgggaagtacgagtcggcagcatgtagagagtcgagggcggagattcaagtttactgagcagaaggagacaatgataaaccgcttctgtattttttaccaagaaaactctatggatacactaccagaatgactttagatggagatgggacattctgggagagacgtgtccatgccGTCgcaatgggtcagagacaacttgacggcataagacaagacaatgcttCAGTAGAGCTACTGTTATGCCCTTGAATGAGTTAATCAAGGTAATGAGAGAAAAATATTTTGCTCTGTAAGGGAAATGTAGATCTGACATACAACTTCCTTCACAGGTGGTCTATTGAGAGATGTCAGAATTGGAAATCAAATAGATAAAGCTTAATCATTAGCATGTGTTTTACCTCTCTACTCTTTGACTCAAATTTGTCCTGTCTTCATTGAGCCTTGTTCAATTCTTCACGAGcctagtatgttgccaacttgtacttcccaagagcttagtacagtgctctgcacacaggaagtgctcaataaatacgattgatgatgatttgatatTCTTCTGAAGCATCCGCTACTACGACAAATAGCCCACAGACAAAAATTTGACCAAATGTCACAAATTTCAGGAATTCTATATCGGTGAGGCCCCCAAAGGAAtactcccagaaaaaaaaaagtatctctAGGCTAAGGATAATACATCCCGGGACAGGGTGAGGCAACACTGGTGGGCCAATTGTGACTTAGCTCCTCGGCTGTTGCTAGGCAACCTGTTACAACTCCAACTGTAACTTAACTTCAAGTTCCTACTCGGCCGTTTTGGTCTCTTCAGCATCCTACCACCACAGGACTGTTCCCCACCGTTTGACACTAGTGGTTCTGGTAAGACGCAATGTTTTTCTGAAATCTACTTATGAGACTACATCCTCTCCAGCTAAAACAACCTATTTTGAGTAATGAAAGAGTTGAATAATTATTGGTGTAAAATCTGAAATGTAAATTAAATCAGGCTTCCAGAGAAAGGAGAACTTGACCCCGTGGCGGCAGCCTCCGTAGCGCtatacaagacaatcaatcaatcaatcagtggtatttgctgagcatttactatgcgcacagcactgttctaagtgcttgggatagtacaaaagaataaacagacgtatttcctgtccaaaatgaacttacagtctacctcTAGGGGTTTAAATCTGCAGATTTTTAATTGATGTGGATGTTGGAAGGTAGCTATATCACTGGTCACAGATCTACCTTTCTAGAATATTAGCCAAGTTTTAAATGGATTGGAATTCCTTTAAAATaagttttagattcattcattcaatcgtatttattgagcacttactgtgtgcagagcactgtactaagcgcttgggaagtacaattctgcaacaaatacgGTGGATGTAGATTTAATAGAAAACCAAAGGTTAAGGCTACAAAACAACTTAATAAGTTTCAGCTTATTGTCTGGAAAACTGAATCCCTGAAACGTGATTTTGAAAAAGATGGCCTCATCTTCTCATCGATAGCTGGCCACTTGCATGTCAAAACTGCCACACGCAGGCTGGGGATCCAGTGGTTCATTTCATTATTTGGACAAGCACTCAACATGTTCCATTACTGGAAAAATGTCCAAGTGGAGAtttagtgattgactgattccaatcaatcgatcgtatttattgagtgcttactgtgtgcagagcactgtactaagcgcttagcactgtatccAGGGATAAGTACTGCATAACCCTAAAGTGTTTAATATGTAATGCCCTCCATGGTGTCAACTTGGTAATAGCTTTGAGGAATCCCTAAAAATTAAGTGGAATCAGCCACTTCCATCCCTGAAATTGTTTAGACGGGGCCCCGGCTAAAGCATTTTGTATCTCatacaattaaaaaagaaataaagaaatctcAGAGCTGAACCTACATTAGTCTGAACCTAGTTCAAAGGCCAAAGTGAGTCTTATGGAGGTCAAGGGTAAGATAAGGCTAGGATAAGATTAGGCAAGATGCCTGAATAAGGTTGGTCCTGGAGTTTGGAACTAAAGAACTCTGAACAGCTATTTGGTGCAAGTGTAAAagaaaagtgctttgaaaaagTTACCCAAATTCCAGTTCTCTTTTTTTAGACTCCATGTTGGCTCTACTGAGTGCTCCCTCATTTACACAGGTATCTCTTCCTACTGTAACATAAAGGGATGAAAACAAGAGGCTGGATTGGAACTAGTTGAGTTTTCTCCAGGTGCCTTCCTGCCCTTGGTTGTAGAATATTTCTGCTAGACGATAAGTCTTGAGAAAAGATTTCCAGACTGAGGTTCATTCCATATGGCCTTGCCAAACACTAGTGATTCCAGGGGTGAAGGGAATGAAGAAGTGCTTTCCTCCAAGTCATTTCAAGGAtatttctcccaaacacttacttctGAATCTATCTAAAACAAATTCGCATTCAGGTCCTAGGAGACCCTGACGCACTTGAGCCTTCAAAGATGTGACTCAGTCTAATcaattctaagctcattgtgggcaaggaacatatctacctactctgttatactgtactctctcaagcacttagcacactgttgtacacgcagtaagcactcagtgaatatggttgattgatcaaaTGCATCATTAATCTCAAATTCCGGGGCAGCAAGTCTTCcttcaccatttttttttaaccattgaAATAAGAGATTTTGCTAACTTCCTAAGCAGAAGTTTCTAGTAAAGAAAAAACCATTCTGGCGCATTTTCAAGCTTTccgttaaaaagaaaataaacctaAAAGAGTTGAGACTTCAATCATTTTTTCAATGGAGGGAGTGATGGAACCTGGTTATTGTGAGAACATATGATGTTTCTGCTGCCATAACAACCTGGCATGATAATGTCATGTTTCCTTAGGGAGGCAAAGAGCCCTGACTAGGACCAGTGTGGAAGTGATCAAAACTATGGCTTCAGAGAAACTCAACATACTGGACAAAATGTCAGAAGGGGACAAAAAATCCATAAATGAGCTGAACGGAGCATATGAGAGCGCAAGTATGGTGGAAGTGAAGGATGCAGCCATCTGGCAGAGACCTCAAAAAAGACATTTTCCTCAGGCTTATCAATGTGCCATCACGGCAGTTATTAAAGAGCCAATTCCTAAATCGGATAGATCCTCCTGGATAGAACTCGCTCATCATAAGGAAAAAAGACACTTTCAACAGAAAAGTAAGTCAGAATTTAAACCCTTTttccagaggggaaggaaggaacccAAGCCGGATCAGGAGGGATTTATATTAGCTACCATGGTGAATGTCCCAAACAAAGGGAGTATCTGGAATCATCCTCTGTGGGGATTTTTAATCATAGAAAGAAATACAGTTTTGGAATAATTTAGGTGTATTCCCGCCTGGATGATTTCTTGGGGTGCCTCCCAGTCCTGAGATTTTATGATTTTTATAAGGGATGGCTTTGAAGCCGAGTCCCCTTTTAACTTAATTTGTAAAACCATTAGGAGAAATCTGGAAGTCTGGATTCAGTCTACATTCAGACTGAATtcagacattgccaagatccgccccttcctctccatccataccgctatcctgctcattcaagctctcatcctatcccctctggactactgcatcagccttctcactgatctcccatcctcgtgtctctctccacttcaatccatacgtcatgctgctgcccggattatctttgtccagaaacgctctgggcatattactcccctcctcaaaaatctccagtggctaccaatcaacctacgcatcaggcagaaactcctcaccctgggcttcaaggctgtccatcacctcgccccctcctacctcacctcccttctgtccttctccagcccagcccgcaccctccgctcctccgccgctaatctcctcaccgtacctcgttcttgcctgtcctgccatcgacccccggcccacgtcatcccccaggcctggaatgccctccctctgcccatccgccaagctagctctcttcctcccttcaaggccctgctgaaagctcacctcctccaggaggccttcccagactgagccccttccttcctctccccctcgtccccctctccatcccccccatcttacctccttcccttccccacagcacctgtatatatgtatatatgtttgtacatatttattactctatttatttattttacttgtacatatctattctatttattttatttggttagtgtgtttggttttgttctctgtctcccccttttagactgtgagcccactgttgggtagggactgtctctatatgttgccaatttgtacttcccaagcgcttagtacagtgctctgcacatagtaagcgctcaataaatacgactgatgatgattcagaCTAAATACTGTTGGAAGTTGTTCTCTCTCTTTTCATCTCCATCACTTTTACACTATATGTCCTCATCTCCAGTCATGTATTTGGTTTCTTTCTAAGCAGCTGAGCCCCAGAGCACAACCTCTCTACCTACCCTCTTTTGGCACTACCGTTCCCAACACTTCTGAGGTTTTCATCCCTATGACACAGGAAACCCATACAGATAGAGTAATTCGGGGATAAGGTCATTGCAATAGGTTAGGGAGGCTTGCAGAACAACGATCTAACCACTTTATCTAATTGCTCACTGAGGGCAAAACCAGGATAGATCATTGTAACAGATCAGGAGACTTAGTTGGGCATGTAAAAATTGGAAAAGGAGGGATCCAGTACCTTTCCGAAAACAAGAGTATTTTGTAGCGATTTAGTGAGGATAAATGCCACTGGCTGTTTTACTCTCCTAACCGAACAATCTACAAACTCTTCTCTTTTTTATTTTGCAGATAATGACATCTTCGGGTGATGCATTTCCACATAAACCACCTGC
Proteins encoded in this region:
- the SPATA45 gene encoding spermatogenesis-associated protein 45, whose product is MASEKLNILDKMSEGDKKSINELNGAYESASMVEVKDAAIWQRPQKRHFPQAYQCAITAVIKEPIPKSDRSSWIELAHHKEKRHFQQKNNDIFG